One Micromonospora sp. WMMD1120 genomic region harbors:
- a CDS encoding helix-turn-helix domain-containing protein, with product MFSNRRVLWNLLEDSVPVGAYPVRAVGTLWEATGAPAGDPLARVISPGRAALLHLLDAATTTTTGLARLTGMSAGNVSQHLAALHAAGLVHRSREGRHVLYRNTDAAKVLLRASQGG from the coding sequence GTGTTCTCCAACCGGCGGGTGCTGTGGAACCTCCTGGAGGACTCGGTGCCGGTCGGGGCGTACCCCGTTCGTGCGGTGGGAACGCTCTGGGAGGCGACCGGGGCGCCGGCCGGCGACCCGCTGGCACGGGTGATCAGCCCTGGCCGGGCCGCGCTGCTGCACCTGCTCGACGCCGCGACCACCACCACCACCGGCCTGGCCCGACTCACCGGGATGTCCGCCGGGAACGTCTCCCAGCACCTGGCCGCGCTGCACGCCGCCGGCCTGGTCCACCGGTCCCGCGAGGGTCGGCACGTCCTCTACCGCAACACCGACGCGGCGAAGGTCCTGCTCCGGGCGAGTCAGGGCGGATGA
- the recR gene encoding recombination mediator RecR, whose amino-acid sequence MYEGAIQDLIDELGRLPGVGPKSAQRIAFHVLSADPADVNRLAGALRKVKELVRFCTTCYNVAESEQCRICRDPRRTDEVLCVVEEPKDVVAIERTGEFRGRYHVLGGAINPLEGIGPDNLRIRELLIRLGGGGVRELILATDPNTEGEATATYLALMVKPMGISVTRLASGLPVGGDLEYADEITLGRAFEGRRAV is encoded by the coding sequence ATGTACGAGGGTGCCATCCAGGATCTGATCGACGAGCTGGGTCGGCTGCCGGGCGTGGGTCCGAAGAGCGCCCAGCGGATCGCGTTCCACGTCCTGTCGGCGGACCCGGCCGACGTCAACCGGCTGGCCGGCGCGCTGCGCAAGGTCAAGGAGCTGGTGCGGTTCTGCACCACCTGCTACAACGTCGCCGAGTCCGAGCAGTGCCGGATCTGCCGCGACCCGCGCCGCACCGACGAGGTGCTGTGCGTGGTGGAGGAGCCCAAGGACGTGGTGGCGATCGAGCGGACGGGTGAGTTCCGGGGCCGCTATCACGTGCTGGGCGGCGCGATCAATCCGCTGGAGGGGATCGGCCCGGACAATCTGCGCATCCGGGAGCTGCTGATCCGGCTCGGCGGCGGTGGGGTGCGGGAGTTGATCCTGGCCACCGACCCGAACACCGAGGGCGAGGCGACAGCCACCTACCTGGCGCTGATGGTGAAGCCGATGGGCATCTCGGTGACCCGGCTGGCCAGTGGGCTGCCGGTCGGCGGCGACCTGGAGTACGCCGACGAGATCACCCTGGGCCGGGCCTTCGAGGGCCGCCGCGCGGTCTGA
- a CDS encoding MFS transporter: protein MTAPVPASTLRMGTAAGRGTLLAAVLASGMVFLDSTVVNVALPKLGQDLGANVSDLQWTINGYLLMLAAFVLLGGALGDRFGRRRVFLLGVLWFTAASVLCGLAQGTGWLIAARFLQGAGGALLTPGSLSVLQASFHPDDRGRAIGAWAGLSGVSTALGPFIGGWLIDALSWRWIFFLNVPIAVLVVLAALRWVPESRDESASRTAGPGQTRRRFDVAGALLGALALAGITYALIDAPARGFDSVEVLVAAVVGVLSAVAFVLLERRRGDTAMLPTGLFGSRLFSVLNIFTVVVYAALGGFTFFFAVYLQNVVGWSAFRTGIALLPMTLLLLVGSARSGALSARIGPRLQLTVGPVLAAVGLLLLRGVGPGASYWRDVLPGVLLFGIGLTLVVAPLTASVLAAVQDRFSGVASGFNNAASRAGGLLAVAALPLLVGLSGGGYEQKTELTDAFRSAMEWCAGLLVVGAVLALVLIHRPNREAPPSQPCHSLPAATPPARRK, encoded by the coding sequence ATGACCGCACCCGTACCGGCGTCCACCCTCCGGATGGGCACCGCCGCCGGGCGGGGCACCCTGCTCGCCGCCGTGCTCGCCTCCGGCATGGTCTTCCTGGACAGCACCGTCGTCAACGTGGCGCTGCCGAAGCTCGGGCAGGACCTCGGCGCGAACGTCTCCGACCTCCAGTGGACCATCAACGGCTATCTACTCATGCTCGCGGCGTTCGTGCTACTCGGCGGCGCGCTCGGGGACCGTTTCGGCAGGCGGCGGGTCTTCCTCCTCGGCGTGCTCTGGTTCACCGCCGCCTCGGTGCTGTGCGGGCTCGCCCAGGGCACCGGCTGGCTGATCGCCGCCCGCTTCCTCCAGGGCGCCGGTGGCGCGTTGCTCACCCCCGGGTCGCTGTCGGTGCTCCAGGCCAGTTTCCATCCGGACGACCGGGGCCGGGCCATCGGCGCGTGGGCCGGGCTGTCCGGGGTGTCCACGGCGCTGGGTCCGTTCATCGGGGGTTGGTTGATCGACGCGCTCTCCTGGCGCTGGATCTTCTTCCTCAACGTGCCGATCGCCGTGCTCGTGGTGCTGGCCGCGCTGCGCTGGGTGCCGGAGAGCCGGGACGAGAGCGCCTCGCGGACCGCCGGGCCGGGACAGACCCGACGCCGCTTCGACGTGGCCGGCGCCCTGCTCGGAGCGCTCGCCCTCGCCGGCATCACCTACGCCCTGATCGACGCGCCGGCGCGCGGGTTCGACTCGGTCGAGGTGCTGGTCGCCGCGGTGGTCGGGGTGCTGTCCGCGGTGGCCTTCGTGCTGCTGGAACGGCGGCGCGGCGACACGGCGATGCTGCCCACCGGGCTGTTCGGCAGTCGGCTCTTCTCGGTGTTGAACATCTTCACGGTGGTCGTCTACGCGGCGCTCGGCGGCTTCACCTTCTTCTTTGCCGTCTACCTGCAGAACGTGGTCGGGTGGTCGGCCTTCCGCACCGGCATCGCGCTGCTGCCGATGACGCTGCTGTTGTTGGTCGGGTCGGCCCGGTCCGGCGCCCTGTCGGCGCGGATCGGCCCCCGCCTCCAGTTGACGGTCGGGCCGGTGCTCGCCGCGGTCGGTCTGCTGCTGCTGCGCGGCGTCGGGCCGGGCGCGTCGTACTGGCGGGACGTGCTGCCCGGGGTGCTGCTCTTCGGCATCGGGCTGACCCTGGTCGTGGCACCGCTCACCGCGTCCGTGCTGGCCGCCGTGCAGGACCGGTTCTCCGGGGTGGCCAGCGGCTTCAACAACGCCGCGTCCCGGGCCGGCGGCCTGCTCGCGGTGGCCGCGCTGCCCCTGCTGGTGGGCCTCTCCGGTGGCGGGTACGAGCAGAAGACCGAACTGACCGACGCGTTCCGGAGCGCTATGGAGTGGTGCGCCGGGCTGCTCGTCGTCGGCGCGGTCCTGGCCCTCGTGCTGATCCACCGACCGAACCGGGAGGCGCCGCCGTCCCAGCCCTGTCACTCGCTGCCCGCCGCCACACCACCGGCCCGGCGGAAATAG
- a CDS encoding ABC transporter substrate-binding protein, whose protein sequence is MRAPRPKVAIAAVAVAALAVAGCAESNRGDKSGDSKKDTLVFGVAGDPKVLDPSFASDGESLRVARQVFETLVRPEEGGTKISPGLAESWTPDAAGTTWTFKLRSGVKFHDGTDFNAEAVCANFDRWYNAKGLMQSPDVTAYWQDVMGGFAKNENAELPPSLFKSCAAKDATTVDLSFTRVSSKVPAALMLPSFGMHSPKALQEFDASNVGGTAEDIKYPAYATAHPTGTGPFKFKSWDVANKTLTLERNDDYAGAKAKLKTLIFKTISDENARKQALRSGDIQGYDLVGPADVEPLKSEGFNVLTRPAFNVLYLAINQKGNPKLADIRVRQAIAYALNRQQLVTSKLPPGAKVADNFMPDTVEGWNGDVTKYSYDPAKAKALLAEAGASNLTLKFHYPTEVTRPYMPNPKDIFELLSADLKAVGITVEAIPLKWSPDYLNATTSGSKHDIHFLGWTGDYGDAYNFIGTFFDRPKDEWGFNNKALFDQFKDADTTADIAARTEKYKALNKSVMDFLPGVPISHSPPAIVFGKDVTGVKASPVTDERYATAEFK, encoded by the coding sequence ATGCGTGCACCCAGGCCGAAGGTCGCCATCGCGGCCGTCGCGGTCGCGGCCCTCGCGGTAGCAGGCTGCGCCGAGAGCAACCGCGGCGACAAATCCGGTGATAGCAAGAAGGACACCCTCGTCTTCGGCGTCGCCGGAGACCCGAAGGTGCTCGACCCGAGCTTCGCCAGCGACGGTGAGTCGCTGCGCGTGGCGCGTCAGGTCTTCGAGACCCTGGTTCGGCCGGAGGAGGGTGGCACGAAGATCAGCCCCGGGCTGGCCGAGTCCTGGACGCCGGACGCCGCCGGCACCACCTGGACCTTCAAGCTCCGCTCCGGAGTGAAGTTCCACGACGGGACCGACTTCAACGCCGAGGCCGTCTGCGCCAACTTCGACCGCTGGTACAACGCCAAGGGCCTCATGCAGAGCCCGGACGTGACCGCGTACTGGCAGGACGTCATGGGCGGCTTCGCCAAGAACGAGAACGCGGAGCTGCCGCCGAGCCTCTTCAAGTCCTGCGCCGCCAAGGACGCCACCACTGTGGACCTGTCCTTCACCCGGGTCTCCAGCAAGGTGCCGGCCGCGCTGATGCTCCCCTCGTTCGGCATGCACAGCCCGAAGGCGCTGCAGGAGTTCGACGCCAGCAACGTGGGCGGTACCGCCGAGGACATCAAGTACCCGGCGTACGCGACGGCGCACCCGACCGGCACCGGCCCGTTCAAGTTCAAGTCCTGGGACGTCGCCAACAAGACGCTGACCCTGGAGCGCAACGACGACTACGCGGGCGCCAAGGCCAAGCTGAAGACCCTCATCTTCAAGACGATCTCGGACGAGAACGCCCGCAAGCAGGCGCTGCGCTCCGGTGACATCCAGGGCTACGACCTGGTCGGCCCGGCCGACGTCGAGCCGCTGAAGTCCGAGGGCTTCAACGTGCTCACCCGCCCGGCGTTCAACGTGCTCTACCTGGCGATCAACCAGAAGGGCAACCCGAAGCTCGCCGACATCCGCGTACGGCAGGCCATCGCGTACGCCCTGAACCGTCAGCAGCTGGTCACCTCCAAGCTGCCGCCGGGCGCGAAGGTCGCCGACAACTTCATGCCGGACACCGTCGAGGGCTGGAACGGTGACGTCACCAAGTACAGCTACGACCCGGCCAAGGCGAAGGCGCTGCTGGCCGAGGCGGGCGCGTCGAACCTGACGCTGAAGTTCCACTACCCGACCGAGGTCACCCGGCCGTACATGCCGAACCCGAAGGACATCTTCGAGCTGCTCTCGGCGGACCTCAAGGCCGTCGGCATCACCGTCGAGGCGATCCCGCTGAAGTGGAGCCCGGACTACCTGAACGCCACCACGTCGGGCAGCAAGCACGACATCCACTTCCTGGGCTGGACCGGTGACTACGGCGACGCCTACAACTTCATCGGCACCTTCTTCGACCGGCCGAAGGACGAGTGGGGCTTCAACAACAAGGCCCTGTTCGACCAGTTCAAGGACGCGGACACCACCGCCGACATCGCGGCCCGGACGGAGAAGTACAAGGCCCTGAACAAGTCCGTGATGGACTTCCTGCCCGGTGTGCCGATCTCGCACTCGCCCCCGGCGATCGTGTTCGGCAAGGACGTGACCGGCGTCAAGGCCAGCCCGGTCACCGACGAGCGGTACGCCACCGCCGAGTTCAAGTAA
- the leuA gene encoding 2-isopropylmalate synthase: MAQPVTDAESDPIARQRPSRMPYHRYQPYQEQIRVELPDRTWPTRTIQAAPRWCAVDLRDGNQALIDPMSPERKRRMFQLLVQMGYKEIEVGFPSASQTDFDFVRQLIEQDMIPDDVTIQVLTQCREHLIDRTFESLRGAKRAIVHFYNSTSTLQRRVVFGLDKDGIADIATTGARLCQKYAEIHTPDTDIYYEYSPESYTGTELEYALEVCSRVIDVIDPTPDRPLIINLPATVEMATPNVYADSIEWMHRHLPRRDSVVLSLHPHNDRGTGVAAAELGLLAGADRIEGCLFGNGERTGNVDLVTLGLNIFSQGIDPMIDFSNIDEIRRAVEYCNQLPVHERHPYAGDLVYTAFSGSHQDAIKKGFDALAADAEAAGVPVDEHTWAVPYLPIDPKDLGRTYEAVIRVNSQSGKGGVAYIMKSEYQLDLPRRLQIEFSGVVQQVTDHNGGEVDPRAMWEIFATHYLLDHQPDPAVRLHGYTIGTADGKVEIEAEVGVGADRRSLAAVGNGPIDAYVNALVSVGVGVRVLDYHEHALSSGGDAQAAAYVECEVDGKTVWGVGTDANIVTASIRAVTSAVNRARAS; the protein is encoded by the coding sequence ATGGCTCAACCTGTCACCGACGCCGAATCTGATCCGATCGCCCGGCAGCGCCCGAGCCGGATGCCGTACCACCGCTACCAGCCGTACCAGGAGCAGATCCGGGTCGAGCTGCCCGACCGCACCTGGCCCACCCGCACCATCCAGGCGGCCCCGCGCTGGTGCGCCGTCGACCTGCGCGACGGCAACCAGGCCCTGATCGACCCGATGTCGCCGGAGCGCAAGCGCCGGATGTTCCAACTGCTGGTGCAGATGGGTTACAAGGAGATCGAGGTCGGCTTCCCGTCCGCCAGCCAGACCGACTTCGACTTCGTCCGGCAGCTCATCGAACAGGACATGATCCCGGACGACGTCACCATCCAGGTGCTCACGCAGTGCCGGGAGCACCTGATCGACAGGACGTTCGAGTCGCTGCGCGGCGCGAAGCGCGCCATCGTGCACTTCTACAACTCGACCTCCACCCTCCAGCGGCGGGTGGTCTTCGGCCTGGACAAGGACGGCATCGCCGACATCGCCACCACCGGCGCGCGGCTCTGCCAGAAGTACGCGGAGATCCACACCCCGGACACGGACATCTACTACGAGTACTCGCCGGAGTCGTACACGGGCACCGAGCTGGAGTACGCGCTGGAGGTCTGCTCCCGGGTCATCGACGTGATCGACCCGACCCCGGACCGGCCGCTGATCATCAACCTGCCGGCCACCGTGGAGATGGCCACCCCCAACGTGTACGCCGACTCGATCGAGTGGATGCACAGGCACCTGCCGCGGCGGGACAGCGTGGTGCTCAGCCTGCACCCGCACAACGACCGGGGCACCGGGGTCGCCGCCGCCGAGCTGGGCCTGCTCGCCGGCGCGGACCGCATCGAGGGCTGCCTGTTCGGCAACGGTGAGCGCACCGGCAACGTCGACCTGGTGACCCTGGGGCTCAACATCTTCTCGCAGGGCATCGATCCGATGATCGACTTCTCGAACATCGACGAGATCCGGCGCGCCGTCGAATACTGCAACCAGCTCCCCGTGCACGAGCGCCACCCGTACGCGGGTGACCTGGTCTACACCGCCTTCTCCGGCTCCCACCAGGACGCCATCAAGAAGGGCTTCGACGCGCTCGCCGCCGACGCGGAGGCAGCCGGCGTGCCGGTGGACGAGCACACCTGGGCGGTGCCGTACCTGCCGATCGACCCGAAGGACCTGGGCCGCACCTACGAGGCGGTCATCCGGGTCAACTCGCAGTCCGGCAAGGGCGGCGTCGCGTACATCATGAAGAGCGAGTACCAGCTGGACCTGCCGCGCCGGCTCCAGATCGAGTTCTCCGGTGTGGTGCAGCAGGTCACCGACCACAACGGTGGCGAGGTCGACCCGCGCGCCATGTGGGAGATCTTCGCTACCCACTACCTGCTCGACCACCAGCCCGACCCGGCGGTCCGGCTGCACGGCTACACCATCGGCACCGCCGACGGCAAGGTGGAGATCGAGGCCGAGGTCGGGGTGGGCGCCGACCGGCGGTCGCTGGCCGCGGTCGGCAACGGCCCGATCGACGCGTACGTCAACGCGCTCGTCTCGGTCGGGGTGGGCGTCCGGGTGCTCGACTACCACGAGCACGCGCTCTCCTCCGGCGGTGACGCGCAGGCCGCCGCGTACGTGGAGTGCGAGGTGGACGGGAAGACGGTCTGGGGTGTCGGCACCGACGCCAACATCGTCACCGCGTCGATCAGGGCGGTCACCAGCGCCGTCAACCGGGCCCGCGCGAGCTGA
- a CDS encoding ABC transporter permease: MTLTPGKKREKIDRLSELAARDDERGVSLWQEAFRRLRSNPAAIVGAVILALFLLVAIIGPFLVPYGPTDTIGIREGLIKPGVIPGPDGDHWFGYDHQGRDEFSRMIVGARQTLLVGVVSTLIGLAIGALIGGISGAAAGLGGRWGRWVDTTLMRFIDMLLAMPSLLLAVSIAALLGASLTTVMIAVGVVSVPVFARLLRGSMISQANSDYVLAATSLGVKKSKIALTHVVPNSLAPVIVQATLTLATAIIEAAALSFLGLGNPDTAVPEWGVMLADAQQYLGIRPSLAIYPAVAIIITALGFTLLGEAMREALDPKLRK, from the coding sequence ATGACACTCACCCCGGGCAAGAAGCGCGAGAAGATCGACCGGCTCTCCGAGCTGGCCGCCCGTGACGACGAGCGCGGCGTCAGCCTCTGGCAGGAGGCGTTCCGCCGACTCCGGAGCAACCCGGCCGCGATCGTCGGCGCGGTCATCCTGGCGCTCTTCCTGCTGGTCGCGATAATCGGGCCGTTCCTCGTGCCGTACGGGCCGACCGACACGATCGGCATCCGCGAGGGCCTGATCAAGCCGGGTGTCATCCCCGGACCGGACGGTGACCACTGGTTCGGGTACGACCACCAGGGCCGGGACGAGTTCAGCCGGATGATCGTGGGGGCCCGACAGACCCTGCTGGTCGGTGTGGTCTCCACCCTCATCGGTCTGGCGATCGGCGCGTTGATCGGTGGCATCTCGGGTGCCGCGGCCGGTCTCGGCGGCCGGTGGGGGCGCTGGGTCGACACCACCCTGATGCGCTTCATAGACATGCTGCTGGCGATGCCGAGCCTGCTGCTGGCGGTGAGCATCGCCGCCCTGCTCGGGGCCAGCCTGACCACCGTGATGATCGCGGTCGGCGTGGTCTCGGTGCCGGTCTTCGCCCGGCTGCTGCGCGGTTCGATGATCTCCCAGGCCAACAGCGACTACGTGCTGGCGGCCACCTCGCTCGGTGTGAAGAAGTCGAAGATCGCGCTGACCCACGTGGTGCCGAACTCGCTGGCCCCGGTGATCGTGCAGGCCACGCTGACCCTGGCCACCGCGATCATCGAGGCCGCGGCGCTGTCCTTCCTCGGCCTGGGCAACCCGGACACCGCCGTGCCGGAGTGGGGCGTCATGCTCGCCGACGCGCAGCAGTACCTCGGCATCCGGCCGTCGCTGGCGATCTACCCGGCCGTCGCGATCATCATCACCGCGCTCGGCTTCACCCTGCTCGGTGAGGCGATGCGTGAGGCCCTCGACCCGAAGCTGCGGAAGTAG
- a CDS encoding HNH endonuclease family protein has translation MRTRSGPRAAVAALTAALALGVAGCVPPQDEPGASPPSGGGDAAQQLSELTVAAAGSMRGYSRERFPHWRDTGKNCDVRDSILQRDGKDVKLSGCNVVGGRWESVYDGRSFSDPSDVDIDHMVPLANAWRSGADEWDNTKRGDFANDTTRPQLFAVSAASNRAKGDQDPSQWKPADRSYWCQYAKDWVTVKHYWKLTVTAAEKAALTDMLEGC, from the coding sequence GTGCGTACCAGATCAGGACCGCGAGCGGCGGTGGCCGCGCTCACCGCGGCGCTGGCGCTCGGCGTGGCCGGTTGCGTCCCTCCGCAGGACGAGCCGGGCGCATCACCGCCGAGCGGTGGCGGCGACGCCGCGCAGCAGCTCAGTGAGCTGACGGTCGCCGCCGCCGGCTCGATGAGGGGCTACAGCAGGGAGCGCTTCCCGCACTGGCGGGACACCGGCAAGAACTGCGACGTCCGGGACAGCATCCTCCAACGCGACGGCAAGGACGTGAAGCTGTCCGGATGCAACGTCGTCGGCGGCCGCTGGGAGAGCGTGTACGACGGTCGCAGCTTCTCCGATCCCTCCGACGTGGACATCGACCACATGGTGCCGTTGGCCAACGCGTGGCGCTCGGGCGCCGACGAGTGGGACAACACGAAGCGCGGTGATTTCGCCAACGACACCACCCGTCCGCAGCTCTTCGCGGTTTCCGCCGCCTCCAACCGGGCAAAGGGTGACCAGGACCCGTCCCAGTGGAAGCCGGCGGACCGGTCCTACTGGTGCCAGTACGCCAAGGACTGGGTGACGGTGAAGCACTACTGGAAGCTGACGGTGACCGCTGCCGAGAAGGCCGCCCTGACCGACATGCTGGAGGGCTGTTGA
- a CDS encoding ABC transporter ATP-binding protein, which yields MALLEVDDLSVTFARRGQRAVHAVDGVSFSVDAGEVVGLVGESGCGKSVTSLAIMGLLPKQPGLRVGGKAVFDGTDLLQLDDRSRRDIRGRDIAMIFQDPLSSLNPVIPIGLQVTEVLTRHRGMKGAAAAKEAAELLDRVGIPDPRRRLKEYPHQLSGGMRQRALIAMAVACQPRLLIADEPTTALDVTIQAQILELLKELVRDSGTALLMITHDLGVVAGMCDTVNVLYGGRVVETARRRPLFRQPRHPYTVGLLGSVPRLDAGRGEKLSPIPGSVRDLLPWPEGCAFAPRCARRTDECVGEPPELVQAHDGRSYRCVNPEPVPGTVPAPREEEPA from the coding sequence ATGGCACTGCTCGAAGTTGATGATCTCTCCGTCACGTTCGCGCGGCGCGGCCAGCGGGCCGTGCACGCCGTCGACGGGGTGTCCTTCTCGGTCGACGCCGGTGAGGTGGTCGGCCTGGTCGGCGAGTCCGGCTGTGGCAAGAGCGTCACCTCGCTGGCGATCATGGGTCTGCTGCCGAAGCAGCCGGGCCTGCGGGTCGGCGGCAAGGCCGTCTTCGACGGCACCGACCTGCTCCAGCTCGACGACCGGTCGCGGCGGGACATCCGCGGCCGGGACATCGCCATGATCTTCCAGGATCCGCTCTCCTCGCTGAACCCGGTGATCCCGATCGGGTTGCAGGTGACCGAGGTGCTGACCCGGCACCGGGGGATGAAGGGCGCGGCCGCGGCGAAGGAGGCGGCGGAGTTGCTGGACCGGGTCGGTATCCCCGACCCGAGGCGGCGGCTGAAGGAGTACCCGCACCAGCTCTCCGGTGGGATGCGCCAGCGTGCGCTCATCGCCATGGCGGTGGCCTGCCAGCCTCGGCTGCTGATCGCCGACGAGCCGACCACCGCGCTGGACGTCACCATCCAGGCGCAGATCCTGGAACTGCTCAAGGAACTGGTCCGGGACTCCGGCACCGCACTGCTGATGATCACCCACGACCTGGGTGTGGTGGCCGGCATGTGCGACACCGTCAACGTGCTCTACGGCGGTCGGGTGGTGGAGACGGCCCGTCGCCGTCCGCTGTTCCGCCAGCCGCGGCACCCGTACACGGTGGGTCTGCTCGGCTCGGTGCCCCGGCTCGACGCTGGGCGGGGCGAGAAGCTCAGCCCGATCCCCGGTTCGGTCCGCGACCTGCTGCCCTGGCCGGAGGGCTGTGCCTTCGCCCCGCGCTGCGCCCGTCGGACCGACGAGTGCGTGGGTGAGCCGCCGGAGTTGGTGCAGGCACACGACGGACGTAGCTACCGGTGCGTCAACCCGGAGCCGGTGCCCGGCACGGTGCCCGCACCGCGCGAGGAGGAGCCAGCGTGA
- a CDS encoding ABC transporter permease, whose product MFRFIVRRLLQLIPTLFGLSLLLFIWLRRLPGGPETAILGERGTPEMRAAIRRNMGLDEPILVQYGRFVRRMIKLDLGTSTSTKRAVTTEFIERFPGTVELTITAMIIAIGVGIPLGYLAARRRGRFLDHASVGGSLIGICIPVFFLGYVLKAIFSENLHWFPSSGRQDPTLGATRITNFFVLDGLMTREWDAAADALWHLVLPAIALASIPLAIIVRITRASVLEVLNEDFVRTAEAKGLTEQTVRRRHVLRNAMLPVATSIGLLAGGLLSGAVLTETVFAFSGIGAFVAEAIGQRDYPVLMGFILIIAVVYVLVNLLVDLSYSFIDPRVRVR is encoded by the coding sequence GTGTTCCGGTTCATCGTCAGACGCCTGCTTCAGCTGATACCCACGCTGTTCGGGCTCTCCCTCCTGCTCTTCATCTGGCTCCGCCGGCTTCCCGGCGGCCCCGAGACCGCCATCCTCGGCGAGCGCGGCACGCCGGAGATGCGTGCCGCCATCCGCCGCAACATGGGGCTCGACGAGCCCATCCTGGTCCAGTACGGCCGGTTCGTCCGTCGGATGATCAAACTCGATCTGGGCACCTCGACCTCCACCAAGCGGGCGGTCACCACGGAGTTCATCGAGCGCTTCCCCGGCACCGTCGAGCTGACCATCACTGCGATGATCATCGCGATCGGGGTCGGCATCCCGCTGGGTTACCTGGCCGCCCGTCGGCGCGGCCGATTCCTGGACCACGCGTCGGTCGGCGGCTCGCTGATCGGCATCTGCATCCCGGTCTTCTTCCTGGGCTACGTGCTCAAGGCGATCTTCTCGGAGAACCTGCACTGGTTCCCGTCCAGTGGTCGGCAGGACCCGACGCTCGGAGCGACCCGGATCACCAACTTCTTCGTCCTCGACGGGTTGATGACCCGTGAGTGGGACGCCGCGGCCGACGCGCTCTGGCACCTGGTGCTGCCGGCCATCGCGCTGGCCAGCATTCCGCTGGCGATCATCGTGCGGATCACCCGGGCGAGCGTGCTGGAGGTCCTCAACGAGGACTTCGTCCGCACCGCCGAGGCGAAGGGCCTGACCGAGCAGACGGTCCGCCGCCGCCACGTGCTGCGCAACGCGATGCTGCCGGTGGCCACCTCGATCGGCCTGCTCGCCGGTGGCCTGCTCTCCGGCGCCGTGCTGACCGAGACCGTCTTCGCCTTCAGCGGCATCGGAGCGTTCGTCGCCGAGGCCATCGGCCAGCGCGACTATCCGGTGCTGATGGGCTTCATCCTGATCATCGCGGTGGTGTACGTGCTGGTGAACCTGCTGGTCGACCTCTCCTACAGCTTCATCGACCCGAGGGTGAGGGTGCGATGA
- a CDS encoding oligopeptide/dipeptide ABC transporter ATP-binding protein: protein MSENDTLVEVRDLKVHFPIKRGVLFDRVVGHVKAVDGVDLSIPRGKTYGLVGESGCGKSTLGRALLQLTPPTAGEVEFDGVELTTLPAGKLRGMRRRMQMIFQDPMSSLDPRQNVESILTEGMQTHGIGADRTERRRIIGETLDAVGLPRWALSRYPHEFSGGQRQRIGIARALVLGPELIVADEPVSALDVSIQAQVVNLLDELQDSLGLTYLVIAHDLAVVRHISDTVGVMYLGALVEEAPSDRLYTEPLHPYTRALMSAVPVPDPDVEDRRERILLAGDLPSPANPPSGCRFHTRCPWSQPTRCADERPVLREIGVSRVACHWAEQIASGELRPHQTSAQVVRPEAEGDEPAVVSAPTEPGSYV from the coding sequence GTGAGCGAGAACGACACGCTCGTCGAGGTACGCGACCTGAAGGTGCACTTTCCGATCAAGCGGGGTGTGCTGTTCGACAGGGTGGTCGGCCATGTGAAGGCCGTCGACGGGGTGGACCTCAGCATTCCGAGGGGCAAGACGTACGGCCTGGTCGGCGAGTCCGGCTGTGGCAAGTCCACGCTGGGTCGGGCGTTGCTCCAGCTCACCCCGCCGACCGCCGGCGAGGTCGAGTTCGACGGCGTCGAGCTGACCACGTTGCCGGCCGGCAAGCTGCGCGGCATGCGTCGGCGGATGCAGATGATCTTCCAGGACCCGATGTCCAGCCTCGATCCCCGGCAGAACGTCGAGTCGATCCTGACCGAGGGGATGCAGACCCACGGGATCGGGGCCGACCGCACCGAACGTCGCCGGATCATCGGCGAGACCCTGGACGCGGTGGGGTTGCCCCGGTGGGCGCTGTCCCGCTACCCGCACGAGTTCTCCGGTGGCCAGCGGCAGCGCATCGGCATCGCCCGCGCGCTCGTGCTCGGGCCGGAGCTGATTGTCGCCGACGAACCGGTGTCCGCGCTCGACGTCTCGATCCAGGCGCAGGTGGTCAACCTGCTCGACGAACTCCAGGACAGCCTCGGGCTGACCTACCTGGTGATCGCACACGACCTCGCGGTGGTCCGGCACATCTCCGACACCGTCGGCGTGATGTACCTGGGCGCGCTGGTCGAGGAGGCGCCGAGCGACAGGCTCTACACCGAGCCGCTGCACCCGTACACCAGGGCGTTGATGTCCGCGGTGCCGGTGCCGGACCCGGACGTGGAGGACCGCCGGGAGCGCATCCTGCTCGCCGGTGACCTGCCGTCGCCGGCCAACCCGCCGTCCGGCTGCCGTTTCCACACACGGTGCCCCTGGTCGCAGCCCACCCGCTGCGCCGACGAACGACCCGTGTTGCGGGAGATCGGCGTCAGCCGGGTGGCGTGCCACTGGGCCGAGCAGATCGCCAGCGGTGAGCTACGACCGCACCAGACCAGCGCGCAGGTCGTCCGCCCCGAGGCCGAGGGGGACGAGCCGGCGGTCGTCTCCGCCCCCACCGAGCCCGGCTCGTACGTCTGA